The following proteins are co-located in the Oncorhynchus kisutch isolate 150728-3 unplaced genomic scaffold, Okis_V2 scaffold606, whole genome shotgun sequence genome:
- the LOC109885220 gene encoding chloride intracellular channel protein 5 isoform X2 yields MTSPNGEDRDPEIELFVKAGSDGESIGNCPFSQRLFMILWLKGVVFNVTTVDLKRKPADLHNLAPGTHPPFLTFNGEVKTDINKIEEFLEDVLAPPKYPKLAAKQRESNTAGNNIFAKFSAYIKNTKPEANGVLEKGLLKALKKLDDYLAGPLPEEIDADSMEEERGSTRRFLDGDDLTLADCNLLPKLHIVKVVAKKYRNYEIPSELGGVWRYLKNAYTRDEFTNTCAADNEIEMAYLDVAKRLEK; encoded by the exons atgacctcaccAAACGGAGAAGACAGAGACCCTGAGATAGAGCTTTTTGTCAAG gcggGTAGCGATGGAGAGAGTATCGGGAACTGTCCGTTCTCCCAGCGTCTCTTCATGATCCTGTGGCTAAAGGGAGTGGTCTTCAATGTCACCACCGTCGACCTCAAGAG GAAGCCTGCTGACCTCCATAACCTAGCCCCAGGGACCCATCCTCCCTTCCTGACATTTAATggagaggtgaagacagacatCAACAAGATAGAAGAGTTCCTGGAGGATGTACTGGCTCCACCCAA GTACCCTAAGTTGGCAGCCAAGCAGAGAGAGTCCAACACAGCTGGAAACAACATCTTTGCCAAGTTCTCAGCGTACATCAAGAACACCAAGCCTGAAGCTAATGGAG TCCTGGAGAAGGGTCTGCTGAAGGCACTGAAGAAGTTAGATGACTACCTGGCTGGTCCCCTCCCAGAGGAGATCGATGCAgacagcatggaggaggagagggggtccACCAGACGCTTCCTGGATGGAGATGACCTCACCCTGGCTGACTGCAACCTACTGCCCAAACTACATATagtcaag GTGGTTGCTAAGAAGTATCGTAACTATGAGATTCCGTCTGAGCTGGGTGGGGTGTGGCGCTATCTGAAGAATGCCTACACACGAGACGAGTTCACCAACACCTGCGCTGCCGACAACGAGATAGAGATGGCTTACCTGGATGTGGCCAAGAGACTGGAGAAGTGA